The Gammaproteobacteria bacterium genome has a window encoding:
- the rpoB gene encoding DNA-directed RNA polymerase subunit beta has protein sequence MAYSFTEKKRIRKDFGKRPSILGVPYLLAIQKNSYRDFLQAGISAADRHERGLHAAFKSIFPIKSYSGNAALEYADYRLGKPSFDVKECRLRGTTYSAPLRVKVRLVINDRDAPAGSVVIKDVKEQEIYMGEIPLMTDTGTFVINGTERVIVSQLHRSPGVFFDHDKGKTHSSGKLLYNTVVIPYRGSWLEFEFDPKDNVFVRIDRRRKLPATIMLRALGFDNEQILDMFFDNNYFRVVKDGTFTLDLVPERLRGETAMFDIKAGDEVYVEKGRRITSRVIKQLADDKVTALDVPREYLIGKVIANNIIDESTGEVLANANDEITEELLAKLVDAGVAEINSLYINDLDHGPYISETMRLDATTTPLEALVEIYRMMRPGEPPTKDAAENLFANLFFNEERYDLSVVGRMKFNRRVGYEEIVGPGTLSKDDIVHVLKTLISIRDGRGVVDDIDHLGNRRIRSVGEMIENQFRAGLVRVERAVKERLSLSETESMMPQELINAKPVSAAVKEFFGSSQLSQFMDQNNPLSEVTHKRRVSALGPGGLTRERAGFEVRDVHPTHYGRVCPIETPEGPNIGLINSLAVYARTNNYGFLETPYRKVIDGKVTDDIDYLSAIEESNFVIAQASAEVDDNNMLIDELVSARHENEFALLTPDRVQYMDVSPKQIVSVAASIIPFLEHDDANRALMGSNMQRQAVPTLRADKPLVGTGMERVVATDSGVTAVAKRGGTVDSVDAARIVVRVNDDETIAGESGVDIYNLTKYVRSNQNTCVNQRPLVKSGDVIAVGDVLADGPSTDLGELALGQNMLVAFMPWNGYNFEDSILISERVVEEDRYTTIHIEELTCVARDTKLGPEEISADIPNVGEGALSKLDESGIVYIGAEVKPGDILVGKVTPKGETQLTPEEKLLRAIFGEKASDVKDTSLRVSSGTIGTVIDVQVFTRDGVELDSRAVQIQETQLASVKKDLNDKYRIVEGDAYSRVEKMLIGQKVKGGLLGLRSGGIISADNLAEIPREKWFEIRLSDDAATEQLEKVSAQLKDLRLELDAAYEEKRGKIMTGDDLAPGVLKMVKVYMAVKRRIQPGDKMAGRHGNKGVISNIIPVEDMPHTAEGETVDIVLNPLGVPSRMNVGQVLETHLGWAARGLGKKLTEMLQAQRETMLKEIREFLSKVYTNEEQSREFAAMSDDEVIELAKNLKGGVPMATPVFEGATETEIKEMLSLAGLPEDGQTMLIDGCTGDAFDRPVTVGYMYMLKLNHLVDDKMHARSTGPYSLVTQQPLGGKAQFGGQRFGEMEVWALQAYGAAYTLQEMLTVKSDDVNGRTKMYKNIVDGDHRMEPGMPESFNVLLKEIRALGIDIELEQE, from the coding sequence ATGGCTTACTCATTTACTGAGAAGAAACGTATACGTAAGGACTTTGGTAAGCGCCCTAGTATTCTAGGTGTGCCATATCTGTTGGCAATCCAGAAGAACTCTTATCGTGATTTCTTGCAGGCTGGGATATCTGCGGCGGATCGACATGAGCGTGGTTTGCATGCTGCATTTAAATCTATTTTTCCAATCAAGAGCTACTCGGGTAACGCAGCTCTTGAGTATGCTGATTATCGTTTGGGGAAGCCCTCCTTCGATGTGAAAGAGTGTCGGCTGCGAGGTACGACCTACTCAGCGCCCTTGCGAGTAAAAGTTCGCTTGGTTATCAATGACAGAGATGCTCCTGCTGGCTCAGTTGTTATCAAGGATGTGAAAGAACAGGAGATCTACATGGGTGAAATTCCACTCATGACAGATACCGGTACGTTTGTGATAAATGGAACTGAACGAGTGATTGTTTCTCAGTTGCATCGCTCCCCTGGGGTGTTCTTTGACCATGACAAAGGGAAGACTCACTCATCAGGCAAGCTGTTGTATAACACGGTGGTGATCCCTTATCGTGGTTCATGGCTCGAGTTTGAATTTGATCCAAAAGATAATGTTTTTGTTCGTATAGATCGCCGACGTAAATTACCCGCGACCATCATGTTGCGGGCGTTGGGATTTGATAATGAGCAAATTCTGGATATGTTCTTCGATAATAACTACTTTCGAGTAGTTAAAGACGGCACCTTCACGCTTGATTTAGTGCCAGAGCGTCTTCGTGGCGAGACGGCAATGTTTGATATAAAGGCGGGCGATGAGGTATATGTTGAAAAAGGCCGCCGAATTACGAGCCGTGTTATCAAGCAGCTTGCTGATGATAAAGTGACCGCGTTAGATGTTCCCCGTGAGTATCTGATCGGGAAAGTGATTGCTAATAATATTATTGATGAGTCGACAGGCGAAGTACTGGCGAATGCTAATGATGAAATCACAGAAGAGCTGCTCGCCAAATTAGTGGATGCCGGTGTTGCTGAGATCAACTCGCTTTACATCAATGATCTGGATCACGGCCCATATATTTCAGAGACTATGCGCCTTGATGCCACAACAACGCCGCTAGAGGCGTTGGTTGAGATTTATCGAATGATGCGTCCAGGTGAGCCACCGACCAAAGACGCCGCTGAGAACCTGTTTGCAAATCTTTTCTTCAATGAGGAGCGCTATGACCTCTCTGTTGTAGGTCGTATGAAGTTCAACCGCCGGGTCGGTTACGAAGAGATTGTTGGGCCGGGTACGCTTTCGAAAGATGACATTGTCCATGTTCTAAAGACCTTGATCAGCATTCGTGATGGTCGTGGTGTAGTCGATGATATCGACCACCTGGGTAATCGCCGTATTCGTAGCGTTGGTGAGATGATTGAAAATCAATTTCGCGCCGGTCTGGTTCGTGTTGAGCGTGCGGTTAAAGAGCGCCTGAGTCTTTCAGAGACTGAGAGCATGATGCCTCAGGAGCTGATCAATGCTAAGCCAGTCTCCGCAGCCGTTAAGGAGTTCTTTGGTTCGAGCCAGCTCTCGCAGTTTATGGATCAGAATAACCCCCTCTCTGAGGTGACCCACAAACGTCGCGTATCGGCACTCGGCCCGGGTGGTCTGACCCGAGAGCGTGCTGGCTTTGAAGTGCGTGATGTTCATCCAACGCATTATGGTCGAGTCTGTCCTATCGAAACGCCGGAAGGCCCAAATATCGGTTTGATTAACTCCCTTGCGGTCTACGCACGTACCAATAATTACGGTTTCCTTGAAACGCCCTACCGCAAAGTTATTGACGGCAAGGTGACGGATGATATTGATTACCTCTCTGCCATTGAAGAGTCTAACTTTGTAATTGCCCAGGCAAGTGCAGAGGTTGATGATAACAATATGTTGATTGATGAGCTGGTTTCAGCGCGTCATGAGAATGAATTTGCACTGCTGACCCCTGATCGGGTTCAGTACATGGATGTCTCACCGAAGCAAATTGTGTCGGTTGCCGCATCAATTATCCCCTTCCTGGAGCACGATGACGCAAATCGTGCGCTGATGGGGTCTAACATGCAGCGCCAGGCAGTGCCTACACTTCGGGCTGACAAGCCGCTGGTAGGTACCGGTATGGAGCGCGTTGTAGCCACCGACTCGGGCGTTACTGCGGTTGCCAAACGTGGCGGCACTGTCGACTCCGTGGATGCCGCGCGTATTGTGGTGCGAGTAAATGATGATGAGACGATTGCAGGTGAGTCAGGGGTTGATATCTACAACCTGACTAAATACGTGCGTTCCAATCAAAATACCTGTGTTAATCAGCGGCCACTCGTTAAGTCGGGTGATGTGATTGCGGTTGGTGACGTGCTGGCTGACGGCCCCTCTACTGACTTGGGTGAGTTAGCGCTCGGCCAAAATATGCTAGTGGCGTTCATGCCGTGGAATGGTTATAACTTTGAGGATTCGATCCTTATTTCAGAGCGCGTAGTTGAAGAAGATCGCTACACCACAATTCATATAGAAGAGCTGACCTGTGTCGCACGTGACACAAAGCTGGGGCCAGAAGAGATCTCAGCGGATATTCCAAATGTTGGTGAAGGCGCACTCTCTAAGCTTGATGAGTCAGGTATTGTGTATATCGGTGCTGAAGTTAAACCGGGCGATATTCTGGTTGGCAAGGTGACGCCAAAAGGAGAAACCCAGCTGACACCGGAAGAGAAGCTGTTGCGTGCCATCTTCGGTGAAAAAGCATCCGATGTTAAGGATACTTCGCTGCGCGTTTCATCAGGTACAATTGGTACGGTTATTGATGTTCAAGTTTTCACTCGCGATGGTGTGGAGCTTGATAGTCGAGCGGTTCAAATTCAAGAGACGCAACTCGCCTCTGTGAAAAAAGATTTGAACGATAAGTACCGAATTGTTGAGGGAGATGCCTACTCTCGTGTTGAAAAAATGCTAATAGGCCAGAAAGTAAAAGGTGGTCTACTGGGGCTGAGGTCTGGCGGTATTATAAGCGCCGATAATTTAGCTGAAATACCCCGTGAAAAATGGTTTGAAATCCGTCTTTCAGACGATGCGGCGACTGAACAGCTCGAAAAAGTATCGGCTCAACTAAAAGATCTTCGCTTAGAGTTGGACGCCGCCTATGAAGAGAAGCGCGGCAAAATCATGACAGGTGATGACCTGGCGCCGGGCGTGCTTAAAATGGTCAAGGTCTACATGGCGGTTAAGCGTCGCATCCAGCCTGGCGATAAGATGGCAGGTCGCCATGGTAACAAGGGTGTTATTTCAAATATTATTCCAGTTGAAGATATGCCGCATACCGCTGAAGGTGAAACAGTTGATATTGTCCTCAATCCACTGGGTGTGCCGTCACGTATGAATGTGGGGCAGGTTCTTGAAACTCACCTCGGCTGGGCGGCACGCGGTTTAGGCAAGAAGCTGACTGAAATGCTTCAGGCGCAGCGTGAGACGATGCTCAAGGAGATTCGAGAGTTCCTCTCTAAGGTTTACACCAATGAGGAGCAGTCACGCGAATTTGCAGCCATGTCTGATGATGAGGTTATCGAGCTTGCTAAGAATCTAAAAGGCGGCGTGCCGATGGCAACGCCTGTTTTTGAGGGGGCTACCGAGACTGAGATAAAGGAGATGCTGTCCCTCGCGGGTTTGCCAGAAGATGGTCAAACGATGCTGATCGATGGGTGTACTGGTGATGCCTTTGACCGTCCTGTTACCGTTGGCTATATGTATATGCTAAAACTTAACCATTTGGTTGATGACAAAATGCATGCCCGCTCAACGGGGCCATATAGTCTCGTGACGCAGCAGCCATTGGGTGGTAAGGCGCAGTTTGGTGGTCAAAGATTTGGTGAGATGGAGGTATGGGCACTGCAAGCATATGGTGCAGCTTATACTCTGCAAGAGATGCTCACCGTTAAATCAGATGATGTTAACGGTCGAACCAAGATGTATAAAAACATTGTAGATGGTGATCATCGTATGGAGCCAGGCATGCCAGAGTCGTTTAATGTCTTGCTCAAAGAGATTCGAGCCTTGGGCATTGATATTGAGCTAGAGCAGGAGTAA
- the rpoC gene encoding DNA-directed RNA polymerase subunit beta': MKDLLRILKQQNQSEDFDAIRIGLASPEKIRSWSYGEVKKPETINYRTFKPERDGLFCAKIFGPVKDFECLCGKYKRLKHRGVICEKCGVEVTISKVRRDRMGHIQLASPVAHIWFLKSLPSRMGLLLDMTLRDIERVLYFEAFVVVEPGMTTLERGQLLSDEGFLDAIEEFGDEFDARMGAEAVLELLKAIDLKPESAKLREDMEATASETKLKKLGKRLKLIEAFLESGNRPEWMVMTVLPVLPPELRPLVPLDGGRFATSDLNDLYRRVINRNNRLKRLLDLNAPDIIVRNEKRMLQESVDALMDNGRRGRAITGTNRRPLKSLADMIKGKQGRFRQNLLGKRVDYSGRSVIVVGPFLKLHQCGLPKKMALELFKPFIFSKLERRGLATTIKAAKKMVEREGPEVWDILEEVIREHPVMLNRAPTLHRLGIQAFEPVLVEGKAINLHPLVCAAYNADFDGDQMAVHVPLSLEAQLEARTLMMSTNNILSPANGEPIIVPSQDIVLGLYYMSRDRINAKGEGMVFADINEVHRAYESKVVDIHARVKARIQEVDIDEEGNRSSTFKLYDTTVGRALLSGILPEGLPFELVNLVLVKKAISHLINECYRNVGLKDTVIFADKLMSTGFTYATRSGASFGADDMIIPDEKVTILAAAEAQVKEIQSQYTSGLVTNGERYNKVIDIWSHANDQVSRAMMDKLSSEEVVDREGNTVRQDSFNPIFMMADSGARGSAAQLRQLAGMRGLMAKPDGSIIETPITANFREGLDVLQYFISTHGARKGLADTALKTANSGYLTRRLVDIAQDMVVNEDDCGTIRGLIMTPLIEGGDVVEPLHERVLGRVLAEDVMNNSGKKLIAPAGTLLDEAWVAVLEENSIDQVKARSAITCEARFGICASCYGRDLARGHKVNGGEAVGVIAAQSIGEPGTQLTMRTFHIGGAASRSAAISSVEIKSAGTVRLHNIKTVKHIKGHMVAVSRSGEVAVLDANGRERERYKVPYGAVFNVENGAKVTAGQIIADWDPHTHPIVTEVAGIVRFSDFLESVTVSREVDEVTGLSSLVIIDPKQRSGTAKDLRPMVKLLDENGDDLCIAGTNIPAHYFLPAGAIIGLEDGSEVGVGDVVARIPQESSKTRDITGGLPRVADLFEARKPKEPAILAEVSGTVSFGKETKGKQRLVITPNEGDVYEELIPKWRHVTVFEGEHVEKGEVISEGPPAPHDILRLRGIAALANYIVNEVQDVYRLQGVKINDKHIEVIVRQMLRRVEITNAGDTKFLKGEQVERSRMLDENDRMIAAGKLVCTYDSVLLGITKASLATDSFISAASFQETTRVLTDAAVNGKVDDLRGLKENVIVGRLIPAGTGLAYHAERQRHRREQFDAELALAAAEESVPAVVEESVE, translated from the coding sequence TTGAAAGATCTATTAAGAATTCTGAAACAACAGAACCAGTCGGAAGACTTTGATGCAATTCGTATTGGTTTGGCATCACCTGAAAAGATTCGCTCGTGGTCTTATGGTGAAGTAAAAAAGCCTGAAACGATTAATTACCGTACATTTAAGCCTGAACGCGATGGCTTATTTTGCGCCAAAATTTTTGGCCCAGTAAAAGATTTTGAGTGCCTATGTGGGAAATATAAGCGCCTGAAGCACCGTGGTGTTATTTGTGAAAAATGTGGTGTGGAGGTGACAATCTCCAAGGTGCGTCGTGACCGTATGGGCCATATCCAGCTGGCGAGCCCTGTTGCACATATCTGGTTTTTGAAATCACTCCCTTCACGAATGGGACTCCTCCTGGATATGACACTTCGTGATATAGAGCGTGTGCTCTACTTTGAGGCTTTTGTTGTCGTAGAACCCGGAATGACGACCCTCGAGCGCGGGCAGCTTCTTTCTGATGAGGGGTTCCTCGATGCAATAGAAGAGTTTGGCGATGAGTTTGATGCTCGTATGGGTGCTGAGGCTGTTCTTGAGCTTTTGAAGGCGATTGACCTCAAGCCCGAGTCAGCAAAGCTGCGTGAGGATATGGAAGCGACTGCGTCAGAAACCAAGCTGAAAAAATTGGGCAAGCGCCTAAAGCTTATCGAGGCATTTCTTGAGTCCGGCAACCGTCCAGAATGGATGGTGATGACGGTGTTACCTGTGCTGCCTCCCGAGTTGCGCCCCTTGGTACCTCTTGATGGTGGGCGCTTTGCTACGTCTGATCTTAATGATCTCTATCGGCGTGTTATCAATCGTAACAATCGTTTGAAGCGCCTTCTTGATCTCAATGCGCCGGATATCATTGTGCGCAATGAAAAACGCATGCTTCAGGAATCAGTTGATGCTTTGATGGATAATGGCCGCCGCGGTCGCGCCATCACCGGTACCAATCGTCGCCCACTCAAGTCGCTTGCAGATATGATAAAAGGGAAGCAAGGACGTTTCCGTCAAAATCTACTTGGAAAGCGTGTGGATTACTCTGGCCGCTCTGTCATTGTGGTGGGGCCATTTCTTAAGCTTCACCAGTGTGGGTTGCCGAAGAAAATGGCACTTGAACTCTTCAAGCCTTTTATCTTCAGCAAGCTAGAGCGTCGTGGTCTTGCGACTACAATAAAAGCGGCTAAAAAGATGGTTGAGCGGGAAGGCCCAGAAGTTTGGGATATTCTCGAGGAGGTGATTCGCGAACATCCGGTCATGCTCAATCGAGCGCCGACTCTTCACCGCCTTGGTATCCAGGCATTCGAGCCTGTGTTGGTGGAAGGGAAGGCTATCAACTTGCATCCATTGGTTTGTGCGGCGTATAACGCTGATTTTGATGGTGACCAGATGGCTGTTCATGTGCCACTTTCACTGGAGGCTCAGCTCGAGGCCCGCACCCTGATGATGTCGACAAACAACATATTGTCGCCTGCTAACGGTGAGCCGATTATTGTGCCATCACAGGACATTGTACTGGGTCTCTACTACATGTCACGCGACCGCATTAATGCCAAGGGCGAAGGCATGGTGTTTGCCGATATTAATGAAGTTCACCGTGCCTATGAATCTAAAGTCGTCGACATACATGCGCGGGTAAAGGCACGTATTCAAGAGGTTGACATTGATGAGGAAGGTAACCGCAGCAGTACGTTCAAACTCTACGATACGACAGTTGGTCGTGCGCTGCTTTCCGGCATACTCCCAGAGGGTCTTCCGTTTGAATTAGTCAACCTGGTGTTGGTTAAGAAGGCGATATCACACCTGATTAATGAGTGCTATCGAAATGTAGGCCTGAAGGATACGGTTATTTTTGCGGATAAGCTGATGTCAACGGGCTTCACCTATGCGACACGCTCTGGTGCTTCATTTGGTGCGGATGATATGATTATTCCGGATGAAAAGGTGACTATCCTTGCCGCTGCTGAGGCGCAGGTTAAGGAGATTCAATCACAGTACACATCTGGTTTGGTCACCAATGGTGAGCGTTATAATAAAGTAATCGATATTTGGTCTCATGCCAATGATCAGGTTTCACGCGCCATGATGGACAAGCTCTCTAGTGAAGAGGTGGTTGACCGAGAAGGTAATACGGTTCGTCAGGATTCATTTAATCCTATCTTTATGATGGCGGATTCTGGTGCTCGTGGTAGCGCGGCTCAATTGCGACAGCTGGCAGGCATGCGTGGACTGATGGCAAAGCCTGACGGCTCGATCATTGAAACACCTATCACAGCAAACTTCCGCGAAGGGCTTGATGTTCTACAGTACTTTATCTCTACCCACGGTGCTCGGAAAGGGTTGGCCGATACCGCTCTCAAGACGGCCAACTCGGGTTACTTGACTCGCCGTTTGGTTGATATTGCCCAAGACATGGTTGTCAATGAGGACGATTGTGGCACCATCCGAGGCCTGATAATGACGCCGTTGATTGAAGGTGGTGACGTTGTTGAGCCTTTACATGAGCGTGTTTTAGGGCGTGTTCTTGCTGAAGATGTTATGAATAATAGTGGTAAAAAGCTGATTGCACCCGCGGGCACCCTGCTGGATGAAGCATGGGTTGCAGTGCTTGAAGAGAACTCAATTGATCAGGTTAAAGCGCGCTCTGCGATTACCTGTGAAGCGCGCTTCGGTATCTGCGCCTCGTGCTATGGACGCGATCTCGCACGCGGTCATAAGGTTAACGGTGGTGAGGCTGTCGGTGTCATCGCCGCGCAATCCATCGGTGAGCCAGGGACTCAGCTTACAATGCGTACATTCCATATTGGTGGTGCCGCCTCACGATCAGCTGCAATTAGTAGTGTCGAAATTAAGTCTGCCGGCACCGTTCGGTTGCACAACATCAAGACGGTTAAACATATCAAGGGCCATATGGTGGCAGTATCCCGCTCAGGCGAAGTGGCTGTTCTTGATGCCAATGGCCGCGAGCGCGAGCGCTACAAAGTCCCTTACGGTGCTGTTTTTAATGTTGAAAATGGTGCTAAAGTTACTGCAGGCCAGATCATTGCAGACTGGGATCCGCACACTCACCCGATCGTAACTGAGGTTGCTGGTATCGTCCGATTTAGTGACTTTCTAGAGTCAGTCACGGTGTCTCGTGAGGTTGATGAGGTGACTGGGCTGAGTAGTTTGGTGATTATCGATCCTAAGCAACGCAGTGGCACGGCTAAAGACCTGCGTCCAATGGTTAAACTGCTGGATGAAAATGGCGATGACCTCTGTATTGCAGGAACAAATATCCCCGCACACTATTTCCTACCCGCTGGTGCCATCATAGGCCTAGAGGATGGTTCAGAGGTGGGTGTGGGTGACGTTGTCGCTCGTATTCCACAAGAGTCATCTAAGACGCGGGACATTACCGGTGGTTTGCCGCGTGTTGCTGATCTGTTTGAGGCGCGCAAGCCAAAAGAGCCTGCAATACTTGCCGAGGTGAGTGGTACTGTTTCGTTTGGTAAAGAGACAAAAGGTAAGCAGCGCTTAGTGATTACCCCGAATGAGGGGGATGTTTACGAAGAGCTTATTCCAAAGTGGCGCCATGTTACAGTATTTGAGGGTGAGCACGTTGAGAAGGGCGAGGTTATTTCAGAAGGGCCTCCCGCTCCACATGATATTCTTCGTCTGCGAGGCATTGCGGCGCTGGCAAATTACATTGTGAATGAGGTTCAGGATGTTTACCGTTTGCAGGGGGTGAAAATCAATGATAAGCACATCGAGGTCATTGTTCGTCAGATGTTGCGTAGAGTTGAAATTACCAATGCTGGCGATACTAAATTCCTTAAGGGTGAGCAGGTAGAGCGCTCTCGTATGCTCGATGAAAATGATCGTATGATTGCAGCAGGAAAGCTGGTTTGTACTTATGACTCTGTGCTGCTGGGTATTACTAAGGCCTCGCTTGCGACAGACTCATTTATCTCTGCAGCATCATTCCAAGAGACCACGCGAGTCCTGACCGATGCCGCTGTGAATGGTAAGGTCGATGATCTTCGCGGTCTGAA